One window from the genome of Thalassospira xiamenensis M-5 = DSM 17429 encodes:
- the argE gene encoding acetylornithine deacetylase yields the protein MSAANTTAMPSAATLDWLAKLISHPSVSLTPNLALIEQAQSYLEGLGYLCAVVFDETRSKANLYATIGPAVDGGVILSGHSDVVPVEGQNWASDPFTTDIRGDKLYGRGACDMKGFLACLLAKAETFKNADLRVPIHLAFTYDEEVGCLGVPSLVEAINALPHKPAMCIVGEPTNMQVITQHKGKYSARAHFTGRSGHSSLPGEGVNAVEFASEFMVFLRRLGQKFRNEGPHDDEFVPNHTTFHSGVIHGGTQLNIIPQNCYVDFEFRNLPNHDRNELKGLIFDYLDNTLIPQMRETYDDVGVEIEVVSDMPGLATGDDEEVTKLVMELTGANTTGKVSFGTEAGVFSAMGDIPTVVCGPGSIEQAHKPDEFIELDQLARCEKFLDRLLAVLVRK from the coding sequence ATGAGTGCCGCCAACACCACCGCCATGCCGTCTGCCGCAACCCTTGACTGGCTTGCCAAACTGATCAGCCATCCAAGTGTCAGCCTGACCCCGAACCTTGCCCTGATCGAACAGGCGCAAAGCTATCTTGAAGGTCTGGGCTATCTGTGCGCGGTCGTGTTTGACGAAACCAGAAGCAAGGCCAACCTGTATGCCACCATCGGCCCGGCGGTCGATGGTGGCGTGATCCTGTCAGGTCACAGCGACGTGGTCCCGGTCGAAGGCCAGAACTGGGCATCCGACCCGTTCACCACCGATATCCGCGGCGACAAACTTTATGGCCGTGGGGCCTGCGACATGAAGGGTTTCCTGGCCTGTCTGCTGGCCAAGGCAGAAACCTTCAAAAATGCCGATCTGCGCGTGCCGATCCATCTGGCCTTCACCTATGACGAGGAAGTCGGCTGCCTTGGCGTGCCAAGCCTGGTCGAGGCGATCAACGCCCTGCCCCATAAGCCCGCCATGTGCATCGTGGGCGAACCCACCAACATGCAGGTGATTACCCAGCACAAGGGCAAATATTCCGCCCGCGCACATTTCACCGGCCGGTCGGGCCATTCGTCGCTGCCGGGCGAAGGTGTCAATGCGGTTGAATTCGCATCCGAATTCATGGTGTTCCTGCGCCGCCTTGGCCAAAAATTCCGCAATGAAGGCCCGCATGATGATGAATTCGTGCCCAATCACACGACCTTCCACAGCGGCGTGATCCATGGTGGCACACAGCTCAACATCATTCCGCAGAATTGCTATGTCGATTTCGAATTCCGCAATCTTCCCAATCATGATCGCAACGAACTCAAAGGCCTGATCTTCGATTATCTCGACAACACCCTGATCCCGCAAATGCGCGAAACCTATGACGATGTCGGGGTCGAAATCGAAGTCGTCTCCGACATGCCGGGCCTTGCCACCGGCGATGACGAGGAAGTCACAAAACTGGTCATGGAACTGACCGGGGCGAACACCACCGGCAAGGTCAGCTTCGGCACCGAAGCCGGTGTATTCTCGGCGATGGGCGACATCCCCACCGTCGTCTGCGGCCCCGGCAGCATAGAACAGGCCCACAAACCCGACGAATTCATCGAACTCGACCAACTCGCGCGCTGCGAAAAGTTCCTGGATAGGCTTTTGGCGGTGTTGGTGCGGAAATAG
- a CDS encoding NAD kinase: MHIHSIAFVAADTKIAQDAMYRLKHRYGHVSPETADVIVALGGDGFMLETLHRYMGRKVPIYGMNRGTVGFLMNEFREMDLPERIAEAQTVQLHPLQMEAHTMQGESMCALAINEVSLLRETRQAAKLRIKIDGVERLAELVCDGALVCTPAGSTAYNLSAHGPILPMGSGLMALTPISPFRPRRWRGALLPHGAEVVFDVQDPQKRPVSAVADYTEVRDVSRVIIREDSNMKIKLLFDPEHNLEERILKEQFVE; encoded by the coding sequence ATGCATATTCATTCCATCGCCTTTGTCGCCGCCGACACCAAAATTGCCCAGGACGCGATGTACCGGTTAAAGCATCGCTATGGCCATGTCTCACCGGAAACGGCGGATGTGATTGTCGCACTTGGCGGGGATGGCTTCATGCTGGAAACCCTGCATCGCTATATGGGGCGCAAGGTGCCGATCTATGGCATGAACCGGGGCACGGTCGGATTTCTGATGAATGAATTCCGTGAAATGGACCTGCCCGAACGCATTGCAGAGGCCCAGACCGTGCAACTGCACCCGCTTCAGATGGAAGCCCACACCATGCAGGGCGAAAGCATGTGCGCGCTTGCGATCAACGAAGTCTCGCTTCTGCGCGAAACCCGGCAGGCAGCAAAACTGCGCATCAAGATCGACGGGGTCGAACGGCTGGCCGAACTGGTGTGCGATGGCGCACTGGTCTGCACACCGGCCGGAAGTACGGCCTATAACCTGTCGGCCCACGGTCCGATCCTGCCGATGGGAAGCGGCCTTATGGCCCTGACCCCGATCAGCCCGTTTCGCCCGCGTCGCTGGCGCGGCGCGCTTCTGCCGCATGGGGCCGAAGTCGTTTTTGATGTGCAGGATCCGCAAAAACGTCCGGTTTCCGCCGTGGCCGATTATACCGAGGTTCGCGATGTCTCACGCGTGATCATCCGCGAAGACAGCAACATGAAAATCAAATTGCTGTTCGATCCCGAACACAATCTGGAAGAACGCATTCTTAAGGAACAATTCGTCGAATGA
- a CDS encoding TetR/AcrR family transcriptional regulator, which produces MSKPPFSITAALARISHPDDPVDEGTIENAIADHAQNALATTRQPRNPQATRKLILDAAFYEIRMAGFAGASINQILERTGTTKGALYHHFPGKAKLAHAVIEECLPQYIDDVWLRPLDGADDILPVMMGQVDCLGTKDAPKLLEGGCPLARLASGAAELDENLRKRIDGVYRYWRRGLALHLGHGQFNKTIRTDIEPSSVAEFIIAALHGFLTRPPALRNSETHGAFAREYARYLNGLRP; this is translated from the coding sequence ATGAGCAAACCGCCCTTTAGCATTACTGCCGCACTGGCCCGGATTTCCCATCCGGATGATCCGGTCGATGAGGGCACGATTGAAAATGCCATTGCCGACCATGCGCAAAATGCGCTGGCGACGACCCGACAGCCCCGCAATCCGCAGGCAACCCGCAAGCTGATCCTTGATGCGGCGTTTTATGAAATCCGCATGGCCGGGTTTGCCGGGGCATCGATCAATCAGATCCTGGAACGGACCGGCACGACCAAGGGCGCGCTTTATCATCATTTCCCCGGCAAGGCCAAACTTGCCCATGCCGTGATCGAGGAATGCCTGCCGCAATATATTGATGATGTGTGGCTGCGGCCGCTTGACGGGGCGGATGATATCCTGCCGGTGATGATGGGGCAGGTGGATTGCCTTGGTACCAAGGATGCGCCAAAACTGCTTGAAGGCGGTTGTCCTCTGGCACGGCTGGCGTCGGGGGCGGCGGAACTTGATGAAAATCTGCGCAAGCGTATTGATGGGGTTTATCGATACTGGCGGCGCGGTCTGGCGCTGCATCTGGGCCATGGACAGTTCAATAAAACCATCCGCACCGATATCGAACCGTCATCGGTTGCGGAATTCATCATCGCCGCCCTGCATGGCTTCCTGACCCGCCCGCCTGCCTTGCGCAACAGCGAAACCCATGGCGCGTTTGCGCGCGAATATGCGCGGTATCTTAATGGGTTGCGGCCCTAG
- a CDS encoding sulfurtransferase → MRSLILSAAAAVAIVFGGAAAQAERLTEKPLVDAAWLSDNLDNPSLVVVDIRSLTKEGSPYDAGHIPGAVFAPYGKFGWRAKVGDVVGQLPPVDVISARIGSLGIDNDKQVVVVPAGQNSSDFGSATRVYWTFKVLGHDAVTILDGGQRAWEAAGKPVSTDAVAPQTLAFNANFRPELLATADDVAKARENGVALVDARPSAQFRGEQTSPVVARAGAIPGAVNIEQSAFYDDQKGQFVASDVISGLVENAGVSKDGDEITYCNTGHWASVAWFGLSEVMGNKNTRMYDGSMTEWAADPSRDVVVPE, encoded by the coding sequence ATGCGTTCTCTTATTCTTTCTGCTGCGGCAGCAGTGGCGATTGTCTTTGGCGGTGCGGCAGCACAGGCCGAGCGCCTGACAGAAAAGCCGCTGGTTGATGCCGCGTGGCTTTCGGACAATCTTGATAACCCGTCTTTGGTGGTTGTCGATATCCGGTCGCTGACCAAAGAAGGCAGCCCCTATGATGCCGGGCATATTCCGGGGGCGGTGTTTGCGCCCTATGGCAAGTTCGGCTGGCGCGCCAAGGTTGGCGATGTTGTCGGCCAGTTGCCGCCGGTTGATGTGATATCGGCCCGGATCGGCAGCCTTGGCATTGATAATGACAAACAGGTTGTTGTTGTGCCGGCCGGTCAGAACAGTTCGGATTTCGGTTCGGCGACCCGTGTTTACTGGACCTTTAAGGTGCTGGGCCATGATGCGGTTACCATCCTTGATGGCGGGCAGCGTGCCTGGGAAGCAGCCGGCAAGCCGGTTTCAACCGACGCGGTCGCCCCGCAGACCTTGGCATTCAATGCCAATTTCCGCCCGGAGCTTCTGGCGACGGCCGATGATGTTGCCAAGGCGCGTGAAAATGGTGTCGCGCTGGTTGATGCGCGTCCGTCGGCACAGTTCCGCGGCGAGCAGACCAGCCCCGTCGTGGCGCGTGCCGGTGCGATCCCCGGTGCGGTCAATATCGAACAGTCGGCGTTTTATGATGATCAGAAAGGCCAGTTTGTTGCATCCGATGTGATCAGCGGCCTGGTTGAAAATGCCGGTGTGTCGAAAGACGGTGATGAAATCACCTATTGCAATACCGGCCATTGGGCATCGGTTGCGTGGTTTGGCCTTTCGGAAGTGATGGGCAACAAAAACACCCGGATGTATGACGGCTCCATGACCGAATGGGCGGCTGATCCGTCGCGCGACGTGGTCGTTCCGGAATAA
- a CDS encoding YeeE/YedE family protein: protein MSETTLNVRASGFSFDKGPAAVTAILFVIVAVLIAQAVDIHQAALYGLGGLLGIALYHASFGFTGGWRRFSVEKRGRAMRAQLLMIGIAAAAFIPLLAIGAPLGTPIVGAVAPVGVSVLVGAFMFGLGMQLGGGCGSGTLFTVGGGSARMLLTLVFFIVGAVIGTAHLPMWLELPSMPPMSLGTEFGIWGGLGVTFAGLALVALITIWVEKRAHGSIETAPVASRAGFARLLHGPWPLVGTGILLAGLNVATLLSAGHPWSITFGFGLWGAKIAQGIGIPVETWEFWNWAGPAKALSNSVLADNTSVMNFGIVIGAALAASLAGKFAPKVKVPFASLLAAAVGGILMGYGARLAFGCNIGALFSGIASGSVHGWLWFVMAFAGSWIGIALRPVFGMDGFKKS from the coding sequence ATGTCTGAAACGACCCTTAATGTCCGTGCTTCGGGCTTTAGTTTTGACAAAGGGCCCGCAGCCGTCACGGCGATCCTGTTTGTGATTGTCGCGGTGCTGATTGCGCAGGCAGTCGATATCCATCAGGCCGCGCTTTATGGCCTTGGCGGGTTGCTGGGCATTGCCCTTTATCATGCGTCATTCGGTTTTACCGGTGGCTGGCGGCGGTTTTCGGTCGAAAAGCGCGGCCGCGCGATGCGGGCCCAGCTTTTGATGATCGGCATTGCCGCGGCGGCGTTTATTCCCTTGCTTGCCATCGGCGCACCACTTGGTACCCCGATTGTCGGCGCGGTGGCACCGGTTGGCGTTTCGGTTCTGGTCGGCGCGTTCATGTTCGGCCTTGGCATGCAGCTTGGCGGCGGATGCGGATCGGGGACGCTGTTTACGGTTGGCGGCGGCAGTGCGCGCATGTTGCTGACCCTTGTGTTCTTTATCGTGGGTGCTGTGATCGGCACCGCGCATTTGCCGATGTGGCTTGAACTGCCTTCCATGCCGCCCATGAGCCTCGGAACCGAATTTGGCATTTGGGGCGGGTTGGGCGTGACCTTTGCTGGTCTGGCTTTGGTGGCGTTGATCACGATCTGGGTTGAAAAACGCGCCCACGGTTCGATTGAAACCGCACCGGTGGCATCGCGTGCGGGCTTTGCCCGGTTGCTGCATGGTCCGTGGCCATTGGTCGGGACGGGTATCCTTCTGGCCGGGCTTAATGTTGCAACGCTTCTGAGTGCGGGGCATCCGTGGTCGATCACGTTCGGGTTCGGGCTTTGGGGGGCGAAGATCGCCCAAGGTATCGGCATTCCGGTTGAAACCTGGGAATTCTGGAACTGGGCCGGTCCGGCCAAGGCGCTTTCAAATTCGGTGCTGGCGGATAATACGTCGGTGATGAATTTCGGCATCGTGATCGGGGCGGCATTGGCGGCAAGCCTTGCGGGCAAATTCGCGCCCAAAGTGAAGGTGCCGTTTGCGTCGCTTCTGGCGGCGGCAGTTGGCGGGATTTTGATGGGCTATGGGGCGCGGCTGGCGTTTGGCTGCAATATCGGGGCGTTGTTTAGCGGCATTGCCTCGGGCAGCGTGCATGGCTGGCTCTGGTTTGTGATGGCCTTTGCCGGTAGCTGGATCGGTATTGCGCTGCGCCCGGTATTTGGCATGGACGGATTTAAAAAGTCATGA
- a CDS encoding DEAD/DEAH box helicase: MTQFSDLGLAEPVLRALKHEGYDAPTPIQAQAIPSLLEGKDLLGIAQTGTGKTAAFALPILDRLSKNETRTPAKSCRVLVLAPTRELAAQIGDSFRAYGRFMNTTVAVVVGGVAHGPQIKAITPGVDVLVATPGRLLDHIDAGKLKLNNVDVVVLDEADHMLDLGFLPPIKRIIKMLPRSRQNLFFSATMPSQIGQLAGDMLSDPVKVSVTPVATTQERVEQSVYMIEKNRKRQLLAELLDNPLFKRTLVFTRTKRGADRVARHLESCKISAAAIHGNKSQNQRERALNAFKDGQIGVLVATDIAARGIDVDGVTHVVNFELPNVPESYVHRIGRTARGGASGSAIAFCDEEERGLLRDIEKTTRQSIPVIDRRDAKAAAEQDAISKAERDANPDRRASNGNGNGRGRNGGGRPGAGGRNGQGRNDARGRNDRNDRSNDRRRTEETTRDVASGSENSGRYKGGIKGGADRNERNDRNNERPDRAAARPQARDGARRDGRDSRDARDTRNANGDNRVRTPKKVTSNGTGGGDNRIASNLSFLGSSDERRTTGNGATANGKPGQSGKPATRNARPGRARPGKPVGGRPGARPNGERRSENNSGNRSRREIA; the protein is encoded by the coding sequence TTGACCCAATTTTCGGATCTCGGCCTGGCCGAGCCCGTCCTTCGCGCTCTCAAGCATGAAGGCTATGATGCGCCAACGCCGATCCAGGCACAGGCCATCCCATCTCTCCTTGAAGGCAAAGACCTTCTGGGGATCGCACAGACCGGCACTGGCAAGACTGCTGCTTTTGCACTGCCGATCTTGGACCGTCTTTCCAAAAACGAAACCCGTACCCCGGCGAAATCATGCCGTGTGCTTGTGCTGGCGCCGACGCGTGAACTGGCCGCCCAGATTGGCGACAGCTTCCGTGCCTATGGCCGCTTCATGAACACCACGGTTGCCGTTGTTGTTGGCGGGGTTGCGCATGGTCCGCAGATCAAGGCGATCACGCCGGGTGTTGACGTTCTTGTCGCAACACCGGGCCGTTTGCTTGATCACATTGATGCAGGCAAGCTGAAACTTAACAATGTTGATGTCGTCGTGCTCGACGAGGCCGATCACATGCTTGATCTTGGCTTCCTGCCGCCGATCAAACGCATTATCAAGATGCTGCCGCGTTCGCGCCAGAACCTGTTCTTCTCGGCCACCATGCCGTCGCAGATCGGGCAGCTTGCCGGTGATATGCTTTCCGATCCGGTCAAGGTTTCGGTGACCCCGGTTGCCACGACCCAGGAACGCGTCGAGCAGTCGGTCTATATGATCGAGAAAAATCGCAAGCGTCAGCTTCTGGCGGAATTGCTTGATAACCCGCTTTTCAAACGCACCCTTGTTTTCACCCGCACCAAGCGCGGGGCGGATCGTGTGGCGCGTCATCTTGAAAGCTGCAAAATCAGTGCTGCTGCGATTCATGGCAACAAAAGCCAGAATCAGCGCGAACGTGCCTTGAACGCGTTCAAGGATGGTCAGATCGGCGTTCTGGTCGCAACCGACATTGCCGCACGCGGTATTGATGTCGACGGTGTGACCCACGTTGTGAATTTCGAACTTCCGAATGTTCCGGAAAGCTATGTTCACCGTATCGGTCGTACCGCACGCGGTGGGGCCAGCGGTTCGGCGATTGCATTCTGTGATGAAGAAGAGCGCGGTCTTCTGCGTGATATCGAAAAAACCACCCGTCAGTCGATCCCGGTAATCGATCGTCGCGATGCAAAGGCAGCCGCCGAGCAGGACGCTATTTCAAAAGCCGAACGCGATGCCAATCCCGATCGTCGTGCCAGCAATGGTAACGGTAATGGGCGTGGCCGGAATGGCGGTGGTCGTCCGGGTGCAGGTGGCCGTAACGGTCAGGGGCGCAATGACGCCCGTGGTCGTAATGATCGCAATGACCGGAGCAATGATCGTCGTCGCACCGAAGAAACCACGCGCGATGTCGCCAGCGGATCGGAAAATTCCGGCCGTTACAAGGGCGGCATCAAGGGTGGTGCGGATCGTAACGAACGCAATGATCGCAATAACGAGCGTCCTGATCGCGCAGCGGCCCGTCCGCAGGCCCGCGACGGCGCGCGTCGTGACGGTCGTGACAGTCGCGATGCCCGTGATACCCGTAACGCCAATGGCGATAACCGGGTTCGGACACCGAAAAAGGTGACTTCGAACGGGACGGGCGGCGGTGACAACCGCATTGCATCCAACCTTTCATTCCTTGGCAGCTCGGACGAGCGCCGCACAACCGGCAACGGTGCGACTGCAAATGGTAAACCGGGTCAGTCCGGCAAACCGGCAACCCGCAACGCACGTCCGGGTCGTGCGCGCCCCGGCAAGCCAGTCGGTGGTCGTCCGGGCGCACGCCCGAATGGCGAACGCCGTTCTGAAAACAATTCCGGAAACCGCAGCAGGCGCGAAATCGCCTGA
- a CDS encoding cold-shock protein, protein MATGTVKWFNATKGFGFIQPDEGGNDVFLHISAVERAGMNHPQEGDKINYELRTDSRSGRVSADDLTAA, encoded by the coding sequence ATGGCAACTGGTACCGTTAAATGGTTCAACGCAACCAAAGGCTTTGGTTTCATTCAGCCGGACGAAGGCGGAAATGACGTATTCCTGCACATCAGCGCCGTTGAACGCGCTGGTATGAACCACCCGCAGGAAGGCGACAAGATCAACTACGAACTGCGCACCGACTCACGTTCGGGCCGCGTTTCGGCTGACGATCTGACCGCTGCCTAA
- a CDS encoding FadR/GntR family transcriptional regulator, giving the protein MTRTETAPERAARAIRNLIKSNGLGPGDSLPAQRELATDLGISRASLREALATLEAMGLIRVQAGKGAYVADPHDGMPRDDNQKRQAAQVYQFRLAIEPYVAGLAAQARTRDHLIVLQRSIDDMQTAFEADDLITAANADTEFHEILLSASGNPLFAAAIFPAAQTIHENQMLPFANAAAIKAPLREHEQILRYVRDRNPSGARDAMHFHVLSAATRANIAFLRP; this is encoded by the coding sequence ATGACACGCACTGAAACCGCCCCGGAACGCGCCGCACGCGCCATTCGCAACCTGATTAAAAGCAACGGCTTAGGTCCTGGCGACTCTTTACCAGCCCAGCGCGAACTGGCAACCGACCTTGGCATCAGCCGCGCCAGCCTGCGCGAGGCGCTCGCAACGCTTGAAGCCATGGGACTGATCCGGGTTCAGGCTGGCAAGGGCGCCTATGTCGCCGATCCCCATGACGGAATGCCACGCGATGACAATCAGAAACGTCAGGCCGCACAGGTCTATCAGTTCCGCCTTGCCATAGAACCCTATGTCGCGGGCCTCGCCGCACAGGCCCGCACCCGCGATCATCTGATCGTCCTTCAACGCAGCATCGATGACATGCAAACCGCGTTCGAGGCTGACGACCTGATCACGGCCGCCAATGCCGATACCGAATTTCATGAAATCCTGCTATCCGCATCGGGCAATCCGTTATTTGCCGCTGCGATCTTTCCCGCCGCCCAGACCATCCATGAAAACCAGATGCTGCCCTTTGCCAATGCAGCCGCGATCAAGGCACCGTTGCGCGAACATGAACAGATCCTGCGCTATGTACGCGACCGCAATCCATCGGGTGCGCGCGATGCCATGCACTTTCATGTGCTCAGTGCCGCGACCCGGGCCAATATTGCCTTTCTGCGCCCATAA
- a CDS encoding transporter substrate-binding domain-containing protein, which yields MNKFLKSTIVAIAMIAAPLAGVSAGALDTIKEAGVLKVAVPQDFPPFGSVGTDMQPKGYDIDMAALIASDLGVKLELVPVASSNRIPYLTTGKVDLVISSLGKNPDREKVIDFTDAYAPFYNGVFGPADIDVKGAEDLAGHSVGVTRGAIEDLELTKIAPADLEIKRYEDNNGTISAFLSGQVDLIATGNVTAAAIIERNPPRKPEPKFLIKNSPCYVGLNKEEDAFKAKVNEIIAASIADGRLNAIAEKWLGIPLPEKL from the coding sequence ATGAACAAATTTCTGAAATCAACCATCGTCGCGATTGCCATGATTGCGGCCCCGCTGGCAGGCGTATCAGCAGGGGCACTTGATACCATCAAGGAAGCCGGCGTTTTGAAAGTCGCCGTGCCGCAGGACTTTCCGCCGTTCGGAAGCGTTGGCACCGACATGCAGCCCAAGGGCTATGACATCGATATGGCGGCCCTGATCGCAAGCGACCTTGGTGTGAAGCTTGAACTGGTGCCGGTCGCGTCCAGCAACCGCATCCCGTATCTGACCACCGGCAAGGTCGATCTGGTGATTTCCAGTCTTGGCAAAAACCCGGACCGTGAAAAGGTGATTGATTTCACCGATGCCTATGCACCGTTCTATAACGGCGTTTTTGGCCCGGCTGATATCGACGTCAAGGGTGCCGAAGACCTTGCGGGGCATTCGGTTGGTGTGACGCGCGGCGCGATTGAAGATCTGGAACTGACCAAAATTGCCCCGGCGGATCTCGAAATCAAACGGTATGAGGATAATAACGGCACGATTTCGGCCTTCCTTTCGGGCCAGGTTGACCTGATTGCGACCGGCAATGTCACGGCAGCGGCCATCATCGAACGCAACCCGCCGCGCAAGCCGGAGCCGAAATTCCTGATCAAAAACTCCCCTTGCTATGTGGGGCTGAACAAGGAAGAGGATGCATTCAAAGCCAAGGTCAACGAGATCATTGCGGCGTCGATTGCCGATGGCCGTCTGAATGCGATTGCCGAAAAGTGGCTTGGCATTCCGCTGCCGGAAAAGCTCTGA
- a CDS encoding amino acid ABC transporter permease has protein sequence MAYEFDFGAIVPHWQLLLDGVVLTTELTVIGAVVGVSLGTLGAWARASRAPVISQIVGIYVELIRNTPFLVQLFFIFFGLPALGVKLSEFQAAVLAMIVNLGAYSTEIIRAGILAIPKGQIEAAQSLAMNRVQIFRYVIIRPALKKIWPALSSQIVIVMLGSSVCSQIAAEELTFAANYIQAVNFRAFEVYFVATALYLVMSVLLRWGLKIFGNFLFERRSHV, from the coding sequence ATGGCTTATGAATTCGATTTCGGTGCAATTGTCCCGCATTGGCAATTGCTGCTTGACGGGGTTGTTCTGACAACCGAACTGACCGTCATCGGAGCTGTGGTTGGCGTCAGTCTGGGGACTTTGGGGGCGTGGGCGCGCGCATCGCGTGCCCCCGTCATCAGCCAGATCGTCGGCATATATGTGGAACTGATCCGCAATACGCCGTTTCTGGTGCAGTTGTTCTTTATCTTTTTCGGTCTTCCGGCGCTTGGCGTGAAGCTAAGTGAATTTCAGGCTGCGGTTCTGGCAATGATCGTCAATCTTGGTGCCTATTCGACCGAAATCATCCGGGCGGGTATCCTTGCGATCCCCAAGGGGCAGATCGAGGCCGCCCAAAGCCTTGCGATGAACCGGGTGCAGATTTTCCGCTATGTCATTATCCGTCCGGCGCTCAAGAAAATCTGGCCGGCATTATCAAGCCAGATCGTGATTGTCATGTTGGGGTCGTCGGTCTGTTCGCAGATCGCGGCCGAGGAGCTGACCTTTGCGGCGAACTATATCCAGGCCGTCAATTTCCGTGCCTTCGAGGTCTATTTCGTGGCGACCGCACTTTATCTGGTGATGTCGGTATTGCTGCGCTGGGGTTTGAAGATATTTGGCAACTTCCTGTTTGAACGGCGCAGTCATGTCTGA
- a CDS encoding amino acid ABC transporter permease yields MSEFSLWDIVYNLLLAARWTVLLSLTAFVLGGIVGLLLLMVRTAGNPWAMRLVRGYVELFQGTPLLMQLFIVFFGLPLIGIDVSPWIAAMLGLTLFTSAFLTEIWRGCVESIGLGQWEASASLGMNFRQQMRYIILPQALRIAVPPTVGFSVQVVKGTAVASIIGFVELTKAGTMITNATYAPFTVYGCVAVMYFLICFPLSLYARHLEGKLRHVAR; encoded by the coding sequence ATGTCTGAATTCAGCCTTTGGGATATTGTTTATAATCTGCTGCTGGCCGCACGCTGGACGGTGTTGCTGTCACTTACCGCCTTTGTGCTGGGCGGGATTGTCGGGCTTTTGCTTTTGATGGTTCGGACCGCCGGTAATCCGTGGGCGATGCGACTGGTGCGCGGCTATGTCGAACTGTTTCAGGGCACGCCGCTTTTGATGCAGCTATTCATCGTGTTCTTCGGTCTGCCGCTGATCGGGATTGATGTGTCGCCCTGGATCGCGGCGATGTTGGGGTTAACGCTGTTTACCAGTGCGTTTCTGACCGAAATCTGGCGGGGGTGCGTTGAATCCATCGGGCTTGGCCAATGGGAAGCATCGGCAAGCCTTGGCATGAATTTCCGCCAGCAGATGCGCTATATCATTCTGCCGCAGGCGCTTCGTATTGCGGTGCCGCCGACGGTCGGTTTTTCGGTGCAGGTGGTCAAGGGGACAGCCGTTGCCTCGATCATCGGGTTTGTCGAACTGACCAAGGCCGGAACCATGATCACCAACGCGACCTATGCGCCCTTTACGGTCTATGGCTGTGTGGCCGTCATGTATTTCCTGATCTGTTTCCCGCTTTCGCTTTATGCCCGCCATCTGGAAGGAAAACTTCGTCATGTCGCTCGTTGA
- a CDS encoding amino acid ABC transporter ATP-binding protein, whose translation MSLVELHAIHKSFGELEVLKGIDLKIEEGQVIALIGKSGSGKSTLLRTINGLETINDGTIMVAGKKVGDRDTDVLTLRLNVGMVFQQFNLFPHYTALENVMLSPQVVKKQSKAEAKEVAEEMLAKVGLADKMMHYPDQLSGGQQQRVAIARALAMKPRVLLCDEVTSALDPELVNEVLAVVRQLAEEGMTLVMVTHEMRFAREVCDKLVFMHQGRIHESGAPEDVFANPKTPELASFVGGLA comes from the coding sequence ATGTCGCTCGTTGAACTGCACGCTATCCACAAAAGCTTTGGCGAGCTCGAAGTCCTTAAAGGCATTGATCTTAAGATCGAGGAAGGGCAGGTGATTGCCCTGATCGGGAAAAGCGGGTCGGGCAAAAGCACGCTTTTGCGCACCATCAACGGCCTTGAAACCATCAATGACGGAACGATCATGGTGGCGGGCAAGAAGGTTGGTGACCGCGATACGGATGTGCTTACGCTTCGGCTTAACGTTGGCATGGTGTTTCAGCAGTTCAATCTGTTCCCGCATTACACAGCACTTGAAAACGTCATGCTGTCGCCGCAGGTCGTGAAAAAGCAGTCAAAGGCCGAGGCGAAAGAAGTGGCCGAGGAAATGCTGGCCAAGGTCGGGCTTGCCGACAAGATGATGCATTACCCCGATCAGCTTTCAGGCGGGCAGCAGCAGCGCGTGGCGATTGCGCGTGCCCTTGCCATGAAGCCACGTGTATTGCTGTGTGACGAGGTGACATCGGCCCTTGATCCCGAGCTGGTGAATGAGGTTCTGGCTGTCGTGCGCCAGCTTGCCGAGGAGGGCATGACATTGGTGATGGTGACGCATGAAATGCGTTTCGCGCGCGAGGTGTGCGATAAACTGGTCTTCATGCATCAGGGCCGCATTCATGAAAGTGGTGCCCCCGAAGACGTTTTTGCCAATCCGAAAACCCCGGAACTTGCCAGCTTTGTTGGTGGGTTGGCGTGA